The Eubacterium maltosivorans genome includes the window GCTGTTCTGCGCATCGCTGTGCCTTACACCGGTATGATTATCTCGACCCGCGAATCCCAGAAGACCCGTGAAAAAGTTCTGGATTTGGGGATTTCCCAGATCAGCGGAGGCTCCAGCACCTCAGTGGGCGGCTACGTCGAGCCTGAAAAGGAAGAGGATAACTCAGCCCAGTTTGACGTCAGCGATACCCGTACCCTTGATGAAGTCGTCAACTGGCTGCTGCAGCTTGGCTATATTCCAAGCTTCTGTACAGCCTGCTACCGAGAAGGGCGTACTGGAGATCGGTTCATGAGCCTGGTAAAATCCGGCCAGATCGCCAACTGCTGCCAGCCCAATGCGCTGATGACACTGAAAGAATACCTTGAGGATTATGCCAGTCCAGATACCAAGGCCAAGGGCGACTTTGTCATTAACGAAGAATTAAAGGATATTCCAAAAGATAAGGTGCGGAATATCGCCATTGAAAATCTCAAGGCCATCTCCCAGGGCCAGCGGGATTTCCGCTTCTGATTGTTTTGCCAGACATTAAAAAGGAGTACCTATGAGCTTAACATCCACCCCTCGTTCAAACCGGCTTCATATTGGAATTTACGGAAAACGCAACAGCGGCAAATCTTCATTGATCAACGCCCTGACCGGCCAGAAAATCGCACTGGTCTCTGACGTGGCAGGCACCACCGCCGACCCTGTTTACAAATATATGGAGATCCACGGTATCGGCCCCTGTATGTTTATCGACACTGCCGGCTTCGACGACGTCGGCGAGCTCGGCGAAATGCGCGTTGGGCAGACCCGCAAGGCTATGGATAAAACTGATATTGCCCTTGTAGTCTGGGGAGATACCCAGACCGAAGAAGAATACGACTGGATCGACGCCTTTAAAAAGCGGAATACGCCCGTTATTCCCGTTATCAACAAATCAGATATTCTGACCGATATTGAGCCGCTGGCCCTCGAAATCAAAGCCCGTCTTGGAGTGCCCCCTCTGATTGTCAGCGCAAAAACAAGAGAAGGCATGGATCATATACGAGAAGCGCTGATCCGCTCACTTCCCAAGGATTATGAGGCTGAGAGCATTACTGGCAATTTGTGTTCAGACAGTGATCTGGTCATGCTGATCATGCCACAGGATACCCAGGCGCCTAAGGGACGGCTTATCCTGCCGCAGGTACAGACGATCCGCGAGCTTTTAGATAAAAAGTGTATTGTCCACAGCGCCACTGCTGACCGTTTTGATGAGGCCATCGCCTGTCTGGCGAACCCGCCAAAGCTTATCATCACAGATTCTCAGGTCTTTAAAACCGTTTATGACAAAAAGCCCCCTGAAAGCAAGCTTACTTCCTTTTCAGTGCTGTTTGCCGCTTACAAGGGCGATCTGGACTACTTTGTTGAAGGATCCAAGGCTCTTGACCATTTGACAGAGAGCTCCAGGATTCTCATCGCAGA containing:
- the hydF gene encoding [FeFe] hydrogenase H-cluster maturation GTPase HydF, producing the protein MSLTSTPRSNRLHIGIYGKRNSGKSSLINALTGQKIALVSDVAGTTADPVYKYMEIHGIGPCMFIDTAGFDDVGELGEMRVGQTRKAMDKTDIALVVWGDTQTEEEYDWIDAFKKRNTPVIPVINKSDILTDIEPLALEIKARLGVPPLIVSAKTREGMDHIREALIRSLPKDYEAESITGNLCSDSDLVMLIMPQDTQAPKGRLILPQVQTIRELLDKKCIVHSATADRFDEAIACLANPPKLIITDSQVFKTVYDKKPPESKLTSFSVLFAAYKGDLDYFVEGSKALDHLTESSRILIAEACTHAPLEEDIGREKIPNMLRKRVGKGLSVDVVAGNDFPQDLTPYDLVIHCGGCMFNRKHVLSRVERARSQGVPMCNYGVTIAHLSGILDKIDLV